The Ahaetulla prasina isolate Xishuangbanna chromosome 3, ASM2864084v1, whole genome shotgun sequence genome window below encodes:
- the PENK gene encoding proenkephalin-A, translated as MTLLLRCYFLLLALNAYLILTIQAECTKDCASCAHQLVYHADINPLACTLECEGKLPSAKAWETCKEILQITKPDSPKEDESHLLAKKYGGFMKRYGGFMKKMDELYHAEPDEEPNVGEILAKRYGGFMKKDSDDNGLANSSDLLKELLATEENAEIGHYQDVSDSDSEVLKRYGGFMRSIKRSPELEGDAKELQKRYGGFMRRVGRPEWWLDYQKRYGGFLKRFADTLLPSDDDGENYSKEAPEMEKRYGGFMRF; from the exons ATGACACTGCTTCTGAGGTGTTATTTCTTGCTTTTGGCTCTCAACGCATACCTTATCCTTACCATTCAGGCAGAATGTACAAAAGATTGTGCATCCTGTGCCCATCAATTGGTATATCATGCTGATATCAACCCCTTG GCATGTACACTAGAATGTGAAGGAAAACTGCCTTCTGCCAAAGCCTGGGAAACCTGCAAGGAAATTCTTCAGATTACTAAACCGGACAGTCCAAAAGAGGATGAAAGCCATTTGCTAGCCAAAAAATATGGTGGCTTCATGAAAAGGTATGGTGGCTTTATGAAAAAGATGGATGAACTCTATCATGCAGAACCAGACGAAGAACCCAATGTTGGAGAAATTCTTGCTAAAAGATACGGAGGATTTATGAAGAAAGATTCAGATGATAATGGTTTAGCTAATTCGTCTGAtcttctgaaggagcttcttgcaACAGAGGAAAATGCTGAAATAGGACACTATCAGGACGTAAGTGATAGTGATAGTGAGGTCCTCAAGAGATATGGTGGCTTCATGAGAAGCATAAAGCGCAGTCCAGAGCTGGAAGGTGATGCCAAAGAGTTACAAAAGAGATATGGTGGATTCATGAGAAGAGTAGGAAGGCCAGAATGGTGGCTGGACTACCAGAAAAGATATGGTGGATTTCTCAAGCGGTTTGCTGATACTCTTCTTCCTTCAGATGATGATGGAGAAAATTATTCCAAAGAGGCTCCAGAGATGGAAAAGAGATATGGTGGATTTATGAGATTTTAG